The genomic stretch TTCTCAGGTCACATTACAAAATCACAAGAGCATCACATTGATAGAGTCAACTGCATAAAAGTGATTATTGGCATTATTCCACTCACCAGAACTAAGCCtctttagaaaaaaaattttaggCACATCTTAGGCGTATAATATTTCAGATATGGAGAAAAAATAATATGATCATAGTAGTCCCTTTCATAGCGTTGTATAGAGTGTAGTTCTCATGGTAAAATTTGTGCCAGTTATTTTCAAGTTCCTtcttaatattaaaatatatacaaAATTGAAAGTTTCTAATTACAAGGAGTAcaaatttaggtttgcaaacaatGTCACTTGCGACACTACCTCACGGCTCAGGTAAAAATCTGTTGTCTACTTTAAGGTAAGAAGGTAATAGCAGAAGCTTTTTCAAATCATGGTAAAGTTTGTCAGTTATCTGCAAGTTCGTTCttgaaataaaagaaagatatttgcAAGTTTCTAAACATATTGTGGTCAAGAACAAATATTGCTAGGAAGCATATGTTATAACCAATCAAGTGGCAAAGGAAGCTACCTCTTCTGCAAATTCTCAAACTGCACTCTGGACAGAGATGTTATTTCTGAAAGTCTGTCATATAACATGCTTCTAAAATCTAATAACTTAATCAGTGTTTTTTCCTTTTGACTGAAAACATATAACCATTTATTTGTACTTATGTCTTCCCATTTATTCAAAGATAATCTACTAATGGTAGATACAACTAAGAAAACTTGCTGCAAATCGATGAGGCATTCCTTTACATCCACAATCATGTATAAATGCATAGCAAGAAATAGGAGATTAACCACAAAAGAACAGGACCAGAATCCTGTCATGACAGATGCTTTAGAAACATTCAGGTCCAAGAATTTCCACCAGCTACTGGTTAGACAAACAAAAACATCTCAGACCTTAAAAACTaaacattatttatttatttatttttattttgggatccacaagcatgcTTGCACTTTTGTGGCTTTATGAAGAAACATTACACCATTTGTAGTTTGCTTGAACAAAAGCTAACCAAAAGTGGACAATAAGAAGCAAGACCTTCAAACTAATATATTTAAACTAATTAGAGCTTGATAGGTATTATAAATATCATTCTCTTATTTCAATAACATTTATTGTAAATTTTGGCAATCTTTTACAATGTATTGGTGATTGGAAACACATCAAATCGAGTCATGCCAACCaacatttatttttttagttATCCTAAAATGAAATTAAAAGtctcataataaaaatgatatcattaagaaaaaagaaaaggaaaggcaaGGTTATATACCTCATCCAACATTTGCAGAAGATTTGAGACCTTGTTTTGAAGATCCTCCTTTTCAGAAGCTGAGAGCTCACTTGAACAATTAGCAGCAGCCTCTTGAGGGTTTGAAGCCATCACTTCACTTTTTGATCCCGTGTTAGCATCGTTATTTGTCATGGCACCAGCAGAAGCATAGAGACTTTGGCTTCTATCTGTTTTTGGCCTCAAAGCCTTCCGGACATTGACAACTTCATCAAGTAATTCTTGTGCTGGCCTGAGATATTTAGaatttggaatcaagcttgtaagACTTGAAAGTTCATTAGGGGAGACGTTGCCATGCATGCTTTTGTTTTGAAAGCTTTCTTCCCTTAGTGGCCCAACAGTTCCAGATGTTAACTGATGTGAATCAATGAAAGAGATATCTAAGCTTGTAGGATGGTACTGAATTGAAGGAACTGGCATTTGTGTGCTAAGGCTAAGTGATAACACTTGATTTTGCATGGTTGAAACATTTGAATGCTGCAAAGACAAGCTTTGCCCATTTATGATGCCCAGCTGTGTCTGCAGACTCACCTGATGATCATCAGGCTGAATTAGAACATCTGCACCATTTATGGAACCTTCCACCGAATGCATAAATAACATCTCATTTCTTCCATCTTTCCAAGTATTATGAGCATGGTCTCCATGAAGTGAAGTTACCTCATTGGAATTCCCAACAGCCATGCCTTGTGAAATGATGGTAGTGGTGACAGGAAGCTCATTGCGATTCTGCTGAGTTTGAGTGCTACCAGCTAATGCATCAGCATACGAGCCAGAATTTGAAAAGCTAAGGTACATCATGTTTCCAGGAACTGGTGATTCAGAATGTAAAGCATGCGCTGGATTCCTCGGAGAAAGATTTAGAGAGGTTTCACTTTGGTTGTTAGACATAAAAAAGAATGTAGACAATTTTCTCTTGCTTGGTTTTAAACATGGCAAGATCTGCAGACATGGCAGGATGATGGATCATTGCGATATTTTGGCTATAATATAATAACTGACTTATTTCCAGGAATATGGATGAACTCAGACACAGAAAGCTCAAGTCCCTTATGAGGAAATGAATAATTCTGCAACAGTCAGGAATACAGGTCAAGATTAACTTATAAATCAGAAAAACTTAATATCATTCAGATGCAAACACAAAGTATAGTTAATGAATAACAAATGACCAGAAACAGCTATAGCAGAGCAGCGATAAAACAAATATGATAAGATGGTGGCATTCTGAATTGAAATACGTCTTAACACCAATAAAACCAAACAACTAAGGTGCAACAAAAGTCTAAGCAAAGATATTTCTAAATGTACCGAtcgtgtatgtctgtgtctttcagttttgtttatgcttttcaCATGTAGAGGGCTTGCAGTAAGCTTGGCAAtcccattttggttggcttttgtggCCGTTTCAAGCCTACAAGCGCATATTGTGTGTAGTCATCGCAAAGAGACAAAGATCATCTAAGAAGCCATTTCGGGAGTTTCTTAGCTTCACAGAGTGGTGCCATTTCAACCGGCACAACACCCAGGAGTTATCCAGGTGACACATGGTTGGATGAGCCTTTCGGATAATGTCTAAAGCTGGTTCGCTTTCTTGTTCCGTAGCAATATCATGTGGGCACTTTTGACCGTGGTGGACTATCTTGGACTCTTTGTTGCATGACCATGCAGAGCTCGCGAAGTCtacgtttgtaatttgcattgcctatcaagtgtttgctgaaatgactTCTTGTGGATCTCAAGTTAAACGCTTCCTCTAACCcgtcttctcttttataggtccttaagGGGCCATAAAAGGTTTTGAGGAGGTTGACATTTGTGGATAGACACAcaaaggtgccgcacgacttagacaaaaccagttaagtccataCACATTAATACTTCCTTAACCTATACTGCCCATGAAATTGAAACTAATGTACAGTGAGGATTCATTTGCATAaaatctgattgaagcatccaAATTAAACAAGCTATAGAAGGAATGGAGACAAAAATGGACAAATAGAAAGGATAAACAAATGTAGCCTAGGCTATCTTCTAGTTCACAGATCATGGATTACACAATTCATCAATCAACCAGGACAAACAATCAACCGAACTGtgtgtttttcttctctttttctttttaatgctACATGGGTGCCTAATATCCAAAGCTCAAGCAACTAACAAACTTATATTATATGAAGCCAGCTTTAGTTTCCTACCTCTTTGAATAACAAGCATAATTAATTTCTACCAGCAGACACAGAAAGAAAGAACCCAAAATGGAGTTTGGTCCAGATATCCCAAGAACAACATAGAACCCCAGATACACCCTTATAATCCAAAACACATCACCCGAAACTCGGCACTCCACAATCGAGCCAACCAACTAGAAATCTCAAATTGCATAATTCTTGAAGCCAAAGATCAAATCTTGGAAAAGGGGGCGACAAGAGCGTGACAAGACCCATCGattcaagaagaagcaacatGGTACCCAAGAACAACAGAATCAACTTAAAAGAATCGGGCAGTATAACATCTCGAACCCACCATCCAAAATTATCAGACTAAAAATTAGATGGAGAGCCAGAGGGAGACAGGCAGGATGGAGAAGAACTAATATGGTTGTACTGGATGTTGATACGAAGAACCAAGCATGATGACACTGACTACACAGAGAGTTACATATGTATTTGATGGAAGAAGAATGAtttggatagagagagagagagagagaaaaaaaaaaggggacacAAGAAAAGCCAAATCCTATACCTGAGGGATAAGAGTTGGGGGGagggcagctgctgctgctgctaccgcCTGCGCCTCGTGGGGAGCAGGAAAGCAGCCGATTCGGGAACAAATCGATCCCAAGGTCTCAATTCAAAATGCACAAAGTTCCCCTCTTTGCCTTCCTCCCTGTTTTATATGCGTATTTAATACTCTCTCACCTCCTTCCATTGCTACTATCGAGATCGACATccagtttttaaaccctttctcctccctccctctctctctctctctctctctctctcgctctcataTCAAATTCCCATCATCCGACTCCCAAAATTCCATCGTTCACGTGATTGTACTTCTGTCTCTGCAGTCACGGCCTTCTAAAAGGCAGCCATGATAGATGacaattctttctctctcttcccttCCACTTCTTCTCTGTATCCTTCTTGGGAGTCGGTGATGACAATCGTTAAGGCGTTCTATCTCCTGACAACCTGTTGGTAGACCTAAACCTCCTCTTAAATCTCTCAAAACACCATCTTTTCCACCATTTCACTCTgatctcttctttttttccttcctaAGACGCGACCATTCCAGAATCCAAGCCACATAAATCACCAAAAACCTGCCTTTTTTCCTGATCATCTCCCTCGAGCAACTTGGCGTGTGAAGACCTGGCGAAGAATAATGACGCCATTAAGTTGATCTGTAACCTTGTCTTGGTCCCCCTCCGTGGCCTGTGTGTGCTGTGGCATGTGCTGATGACAATCCACACTTCCCCCCTTCCTCTTCCCCTTCCATTCCTTCCCTCAAGAACATGAATTGCAGTACGGTGAGTGCAGTCCCGGCGGCAGATCAACATCTCTCTTCCTCATAAGACTCGATTCAAACCAGTACTGGTCCGGCAAGACATTTCTCCGGCCAAGTAAATGCCATACGGATTGAGGAGTGAGACAAATCAGGCGCTGGTCGGCCCAGGCGCTCACCTGGCCCAATTTAAGGCCTAATTGAGATTGACTCGGCTTGAGTTGAACCCAAATATAACAATGGGTTCCGCCAAGCCACGTCCCACACCCCACCCAACCCCGCGCCACGAGCCGGCTGCCGAGAGAACCCCGTTCGCGATGGCTCCGCTCTCGTCGCCGTCGTCGCTTCTTCTTCAGTGACGCGTCCCCGCCTCCTCTTCATCTGCGGCCATAGCTCGTAGACGCCTCCTCTTCAGCGATATTTCCGTCGCTCCTCCACACGTCCGTGTTGAAGGCGGCCCTCAGCGGTAcccgtcctctctctctctctctcggcggtGCGCCTCCCGCCTCTCTTTCCCGTTTGCTATCGCTCTTCCTCtttctctccctcctcctcctcctcctccgccgtgcTTCTTGCCCCTCTTGTTGTCTCTCTCCCTTCTCGTATCGGAACGGCGTTGCCCTAATCACCATCTTCCTCGTCACTCCTCTTTAACGTTGCTATTGTCCAATTCCGGAGAGCCCGACACCGGTCCTCCTTGTTCCGCGCTGGTCGCTGCACCCCCATAGGCTCCCAAGCTGGAGAGCACAGCATTTAtatgcacctctctctctctctctctctctgatctcaTTGTTTTAGTTGATGAAAATCGTAACTTTGGCCTAACTATTTTTAATGGTCATCTAATTGTTTGCAGCTGCACGAAACAATGTTTTCTGGCGTCAAATTTGTACCCAGGGATCAGCTCCTTTCATCATCAGCAGTAACCCTCTTACCTTTCTTATTTTTCACCTGTTCTTTTCTTGTCCATTTGATTTCTTGCTTGAAGTTTCGATCTGTTGATAGAAGAAACCCCATTCGGACTCGGATGGATCTGGAGGGGAAGAGAAGAAGTATTCTAGCACCATCAAGAAGTCTAAGACGAAGAAGAGAAGTAAACGAGACGGTGGTGATGCCTCTTCGGAAGATGATGTTCACAAAATGATCTCTACAAGAGGGAAACGAgtgaagaacaagaacaagaagaataAAAGGAGTAAGAAGCACCATAGCtcctatgatgatgatgatgacgatgaaggTGATGATAGTACTCTAAGAACTTCAGATAGCGAGTCTTTGGACGGCAAGGAGGTCAAACGAAGTAAAAgtcggaggaagaggagaagaagaagacaggAATTGTCAGAGGATGACTATTCTTCATCGTCCGATGAGTATGCAGAGAAGAAAGGTAAAATGAAGCATCAGCGACTCAAAAATATTAGGGAAAGACGAGATGCGAAAGATCTGCATTCTAGTAAATTTTTTTGGTTTCTGCTATGACTATGTTTGTAATAAGTAGAGTAAGGATTATAATTGGATATTGTAGTTATTGTTACTAAATCCTTTTTTGTCAGTAGAGGATAGTGATGATGATGGTAGAGACTTACTTCACCAGAATGACAAAGAGCTTGCGAGGAAGGAGTTGGGATTAGACTGGATGCTGAGACCGGCGAGCAGGATGACAGAGAATAGTCGTGCAGAAGTGGAGGAAGAAACCGAGGAACATAAAACTGTTGAGGTACTTTCAGTTCCTCTCAGGAATACTTTGTAATTGTTCATTCACTGTTGTACAATTTGAAAAACAGTGCATACAATACTTGCTTGATGTTCAGTTTGGTGTTTCATAACTTCCTGGATATTTGTTTAGATATCTGTTGTGGCTAAGCGCTCTCCAGAACTTTTGAATAAATCAACAAAATATAGATGCTTCATGCTGCAATCAGCAACCATAGCACTCTTTGATAGCATTAACTAACTATTATAACAGTCATCTCATATATTAACCAAATCCATAGGTTTTAGTTGTTGTTTTGTGTTTTCAGCATAATGGGAGGGATTTAATGAATTGAAGATAAAACTAGGTTTTATGGACCAGAATTGGCCAGAAAAATGATTGGGAGCCACTGACTAGCAATTCCAGTCTGTTCCAGGAAAATATTGTTTTCAAGTTGAGAAAGATGCCTAAATAACTTAAGTAAACTAAGACTCTTAATCTATTTAGCATCAAGTAAAGGAAACAATCTGAAGGCTTACTGTCTTGCTTCTATTTTGTGTGAGTTCATAGTCCAGCTGAACTTTGTGATCATGAGAGCTTCTACAATATATAGGTGCTTGAAACATATTATTCAGCAGCTAATATGAGCCCACAGAAAGTCCTCCTAAAATATATCGTCCATTGTGACCTTGGCTACAAATAGTTTTTGAAAGAAATTATTCAGCAGCTAATTGAAACGTATTATTCAGCAGCTAGCCCCCCCGATGTTCAGATAAAGAAATTAAAACAGATCTTTCTTACATTGGACCAGATCTGAGTACTTCAACCCAATAAAAAGCCCTTAGAGCGGAAAAATTATTAAGACCATGGATTTAGGTTTATTGAGCTCGATTGTTGCTCAGAGCTGTACCAGTAAACCTTGGATGAGTGAAATACTGAAGTGCTCAGATAACAGATGAGATTCTGTAGCAATCCAGTTTATCCTTTTAAATTAAACACATATATCAAATCTGGATTCTAGTAGGAAACTAAATTGGACAAGCGAAATAGATAAAAACACAGATATGGAGATTCTGTATCAATGCTTTGTGTGTTGGTATACTATACACTCATATGTCAAATCTAGATGCTATTAAGAAACTACATTGGTTAAGACATATCTGttacatatttatatttaatgaacTGAAGCAATGAGGTCATTAAAATTAAGAAGATTGTTTTCAAATTTGTGAAGTTAAGTTTGGATATATCTTGCTTCCGTGTGTCTTATGAGAATGGAAAATTGGAGCATTTTCTATTAGTGAAGAAGTATCATTAAAATAAGtatattttttcctttccattTGAGAATTGATGGTTACTTGTGTATATTTGTTAGACAACTAGCAGATGGGTAAAGCTTTTTTTGATGTTTAAGTCCAAACCAACAATTTTGGAGTATATAATGCTAGCTTTGAGGATTCATTGACacaatttttttctgaaaatgcTATTATGATATTCTGAATGATTAATTTCTTCACTTTCTTTCCATTTATGCTTGCCTTGCAGttattgattattgatttaaCATCACTTCTCTTCATGAGTTTATGAAACTTTAGTCGATTGACTTTTCTAATTATTCTTGTCTAACAGGTGACGAGAACAAATCCAAAGGAATTGAATCCATATCTGAAAGATAACGGCAGTGGGTATCCAGATGATGCATCTATTTCGGAGGCTAGTGACAGACTTTTCTCTTCTTCAGTTGTTGGTGATGGTGGAGCAAGCTGGAGATTGAAAGCCTTGAAGCGTGCGAAAGAGCAGGCAGCTCGTGAAGGACGAAAACTTGATGAGGTATATGCTTGTGATGTAAGCAGTATGTATACAGTATACTCTGGAACTTACGGTatacctttctatttcatcatacaGGTTGTTGAAGAACGATGGGGCTCATTGGGCCAGTTGACTGCAACTGTGGTAGCTCATAGAGCTGCCCCGGCTCGTGCTCATCTGCGTGCAATAAATGACAGAAAGAGGGGGCCAATGGAATTGTCTGAAGTGGCCCCATCTGATGAAACTAAAGAAGGCATTCAAGAGGTGCGCAGTGGAGGCCGTGACTACTTACGTGATGTTTCTTCTCAAATTCCTCAGATGAGAAAACCTAGACATGATGACTTGTCCTGGAAAAGGAATAAAGGTCGTAACATGTCTATGGAGGATAAATCCCTAATTTCTTCAGCAATATCCAGCTTAAATAGATTTGCAAATGATGGGAACTTTATGGATAATATTGCTCGGTTTCAAAGTAAAGATGATGGCATTTCAAATAGCTCTTCTGGTGCAAGTCCAAAGGCGAGCAGCAATTGCATGGAGAAGAGATTGCACACTCCGAGAGACAGAGGTCCTGATGAAGAAGCCTCAGCCCAGAAACAAGTACAGAGTGCAAATCAATTAGCAGCTAAGGTGTTGCAGCTTCGTATGAAAGGAAAGCATGATGAGGCTGAGAAACTTTCGGTGAGACACTGCTTGATGCATATTCTTGTTGCCTAAATGTGGTTCCTACAATGATATAGCTGGCATTGTTATTTAATGGCCACATATGAACTTATAACAAGTAGCTTTAGTTATCTCACATATAAAGGTCATTTTCTGCTGCTTCAACTTCAAATTGTTCATCCAAATTATAATCACATATTAAACTTTTGAATTTATTAAATCTTGCCTCTAATGCAATTGGTCACTTTCTTCTATTATAACTGTGAATAAGGCCAGTGGGGCATCTATTATTTTGTGTAGTTATTGCCAGCCTATTGTTTGGGTGGACATTGCTTAGTTTACAAAAACAAATCAGATGGACTAAATGTTTATATCTCACTTGCAATAGCTCATTAGATTTATTGAGAGAACTTGCAACACAATTTTCTGCTTTAACTAGAATCTTTACTATTTACCAGAAAGAAATGGAGGCCATGGTTGACAAACCAGATGCTGGCACCCAATCAGTTAGAGTGGAAACAGAGGGAAGCACAAGCAGGTAAGGATGATATACCTGTTTGATAACTAAGTGTTAACTGTTTCTACATTGATTGGCTTGTTACATTTGTCCTTACGTTTTTTCCTTCTCTAGTCTTGAAAAAGTAAAAGAAGTAATAGGCTAATTCTTCTTTGTTCTTCAGCTTATCATGTTCAACTTGTCTGCCCAAGATACAGAATTGCATGGTTTTGATTTTGACcatcttaaaaaaaatcaagtattTCTCCTTGCATTTGCATTTTATATTTTATGCTGATGGGTTTTTGGCAACAAgtttattttggattttttttggcCTTGCTTTCTTTCCTGGTATATCTGATGTTTTCTTTATCTACTTTGTCAACTTATATTTCTGTCTTTTATTGGTATATGCCTCAAAACCTGTGCATGCTTTCTTGCTATTAGCATGTCTGAACTTTGTAAGAACTAAAGATCCAAGATAAAAGAATATTTCACACATAACAGGATCATTCAAACTTTAGAAATTAGGAGATTGCAAAGCGTTTCCAATTAGTTTATTTTGTAAGATGGTGATTTTCTTactcttgtgtgtgtgtgtgtgtttatatatatatatatatatatatatataatatatatatatatatatatataatatatatatatatatatatatatataaaacacattttggaagggaagtgTCACTTATTGATATTTTTTCCATTTGGTTTGTTGTAGATATATCAGGAAGCAGATGTCTAGGGAACATAAGAGGAGAGAAGATGATGCTGATTTGCATCTTGCAAAGACAATAACGCAGAACAAACAGTATAGTTTGGGTGAAGATGAGGAGTATGGTTTTGATGTTGCTCCTAGCAGAAAACGtaacaagaagaaagaggagaTGCCTGCTGAAAGAAGTATATCAAGACGACTCTTAACTCAACAAGAGCGCTGTCAATTTTGTTTTGAAAATCCATCAAGACCAAAAcatcttgttgtgtcaattgcaaATTTTACATACTTGATGCTGCCTCAGTGGCAACCTGTCGTTGAAGGCCATTGCTGCATTTTACCAATGCAGGTGTGAGATTTGGTATTACCCTTTTTACTGTTTTATAAGTTTGGTTTTTTATGTCATAATTTATGAAAGTTACAGTCATTGCCAAGATCACATGGATGCTGTTGTTAGCATGTCATGTGCCTTCTGGAGTGTGTGCTTTCTTGATTAAATATATGGTTGttgatgattcttgcttccttagtAATAGCAATCCTGTATTGCCTATTCCtttatcatgatttttcttattatttgaaTCAGTGATGGTTATACTTGTAATATTGAGACATTTTTCAACTCTATACAGCATGAAGCTGCAACAAGATCTGTTGATAAAAATGTTTGGGAGGAGATCCGCAACTTCAAGAAGTGCTTGTTGAAGATGTTTGCTAGAGATGATAAGGATGTCGTGTTTCTTGAAACTGTTGTAGGGTTGGCAAAGCAGCGTCGTCACTGTTTACTTGAATGCATTCCTATACCCCATTTGCTCGCCAGTCAAGCACCTATGTATTTTAGAAAGGTATATACTTATGATTTGAAGGTGTTTTGTCGAAATCTGTCTTGTTAAATTAGTattctttattattgaattcCTGACTACCTTTCCTTCAATAGTGCTAGATCTGATTAATCTTTTTGCAAAGTCAAACAGTGATTACAATCTATCTCTCTTATTCTTCATCTGGCACAGCATTGCACGACTTTGTATGTGCAACATCTGTTGTTTGATGCCATTAGAATGTCATAGTACATTGAATGCTTGTTCTTTTGTTCCATCTTCTTTCATGCATTTGATCGActaatttttctttttcaaaattttcCTTTGTTGTTTTAGATTTCATTTCTGATTTTTATTCCTAGGCATTTCTTGCCCTTCATGGCTGTTTCTTTGATGATCCACTTGAAAGTAATATCTGTCCTGTTCTACTAGTTTTATAGGAAAATATTTTTAAGGATTGTACATTTATTTCTTGATTTACAAGTTGGATGATGTAGAACCATGTGTAGAAAGGAGGTAAGTTGATACTTCGGTGTTACAAGTGAAGGAAATAATTTAATACAGAAAACTGAGTTATGATGAATTATGAGGTTAGAGCTGGAAGCAAGAAAATGGAGCCTACGCCATGTGTAGCAAATACACTTGGCCAGGGGGGAAATTTACATAGGTGAACATCATTTATAGTACCTTGTATTGCTCTTAATTCGAATCTAGAAAATTGTACTAGCtagatctatatatatacatatatatatatatatatatatatatatatatatatatatatatatatatatatataatgtcaacTTGGTGATATGTATGTGTAGTTGGTTGTGGTCTACAAATCCTGGGAAGTATTTGACTAGCATTGGGTGTCTGGCAGTGATTATAGAAGAAAGTAATGATTTTGAAGTGTCTATGCTTTGGAGGGTACTAATTAATTTTGTCATCAGCAGAAAGCATGTAAGCACTAGATCAAACAAGTGTGCATATTGATAATGCTTCGAAACCAGTATTTTATGCGTGGATGATGCCAAGTGAACTTCTGCATCTTGTGTCTTTTTAAATTCTTGTTCTGGATGCCAAGGAAAAGTGAATGAGTAGTGGCTTTAAATTTGATTGGAGAAGGTCCAAGAAAGGCTTATATTATTAGGTGTGTGTTGCCACTTTCATGGTAGTTGACACAGATTTTGCCTTGAATTGTAAGGAACTTATTTGCTTGGATATCTTTTTATGTGCATTTCTATGATGCTGGTAAATAGGTAGGTTTCATTGTGATTTATTTTCTAGAAGACCACAAAGATGTTAGTTTAACATGTGCTTTACATAGTTCTCGCTATCGGTCCAGTGTGGTAATTACATTGCTGTGGTACACCACACTAATTCTAATTGTAACAACAAACTTTAGATTTATTTGAATCTTTAGTATCATCATTAAAGCCAAGTAGAAGCTAGACGATCTTGGCCTGTTTTATGACTAAAGGGTTATAATGGAACTGATCCTGGCGGAGTAAGAGCAGGGGTTGACTACAACTTTTCTTTGCTGTTGGCAGCTATTAGTAGGCTGATAAGCAACAAGTGTATCAAGGTAA from Musa acuminata AAA Group cultivar baxijiao chromosome BXJ1-3, Cavendish_Baxijiao_AAA, whole genome shotgun sequence encodes the following:
- the LOC135581229 gene encoding uncharacterized protein LOC135581229 isoform X4, whose amino-acid sequence is MTILHRPMSMQRRKNDKELARKELGLDWMLRPASRMTENSRAEVEEETEEHKTVEVTRTNPKELNPYLKDNGSGYPDDASISEASDRLFSSSVVGDGGASWRLKALKRAKEQAAREGRKLDEVVEERWGSLGQLTATVVAHRAAPARAHLRAINDRKRGPMELSEVAPSDETKEGIQEVRSGGRDYLRDVSSQIPQMRKPRHDDLSWKRNKGRNMSMEDKSLISSAISSLNRFANDGNFMDNIARFQSKDDGISNSSSGASPKASSNCMEKRLHTPRDRGPDEEASAQKQVQSANQLAAKVLQLRMKGKHDEAEKLSKEMEAMVDKPDAGTQSVRVETEGSTSRYIRKQMSREHKRREDDADLHLAKTITQNKQYSLGEDEEYGFDVAPSRKRNKKKEEMPAERSISRRLLTQQERCQFCFENPSRPKHLVVSIANFTYLMLPQWQPVVEGHCCILPMQHEAATRSVDKNVWEEIRNFKKCLLKMFARDDKDVVFLETVVGLAKQRRHCLLECIPIPHLLASQAPMYFRKAIEEAEEEWGQHDMKKVIPTSGNLRQVIPENFSYFHVEFGLDKGFVHVIDKDSNFNSGFGLNVIRGLLRLPEEDMYRRRRHEPMERQNQAVANFAREWEHFDWTRDLD